A single genomic interval of Dysidea avara chromosome 8, odDysAvar1.4, whole genome shotgun sequence harbors:
- the LOC136263010 gene encoding uncharacterized protein isoform X3, translating into MGMVLLLFLILIAIIRPGLSNTASQSIAYFNATQYESSVKLCTPIGTVVVEATFIIDSNIEVESLEFGIVEGSINSGDFLINGVVPPLILQSPFQSTYLLAIVTGNRVDTTNITSITFDIYSMVNLVIGGMVMPCTTVVLQLPAQDIRLADGPGPNEGRVEVRTLPDGDWGTVCDDSWDTNDAQVACRQLGYSTNGAMAILRYGGGSGAIRLDDLRCNGFETSLFDCDGIDTERGEDDNCSHFEDAGLVCSAIVNNCYGGKGSTLLCNCSCYSGLFTGENCTESLYGANISVGLGNVGTNMSVVLNIQPPSPVPSASMMDYHLILSGSGSEETMTVNRNVQSLTLNLSAENSPYNITVVTRFTVADHYNDDFIFETSSETIYLLLNSCGPNMFGGFNNSACQPCPLNTTNDGGYSASSCLCTEPPGGPCIGASFAEAQHEFNISTCSAIGTLVYNASLIIDSNTTIESIELSTVGVSNEDFLINGMVPPVAIQPPFQSVYQITIATGDVMDTSTMIVETTTFFLLSDIRTVNMETISPLSTVRINKFSRDIRLVNGTVSNEGSVQVRTFPDGEWGIVCDDEWDIRDGEVACRQLGLNASGAIVYMGLHFGASPLGTTRLDDLNCTGSESSLFECRRIDTAIPGNFENCIEIIEQAGLFCSPNNPTECHGGKLNSVCGCICYNGLFDGLTCTESLYQPRIVLTPLINNGHNMSVLVTIQPPSPVVPLASILNYDLIITRLGADEIVTVSNTAREVTVNLTVSNSMYTFRARTRFTVAAHSDSNFVFEATTEPQSLFLSSCGSNMYGGFNNSECLSCPLNTMNEGGFTITSCECPALEPPGDPCIVAVFNASRYEFDANICSIGTVVFTAEFIISSKTNVSIDYLEFNVIGDSGFLINGSTPPFIVQPPFQMSYPLTISTGSYRDINEVSETISFQLTAFVNTSTGAEAMPSSSVTLYKITSRNIRLVNGSVRNNGRLEVRMTRDSEWGTVCDDEWDEIDAQVACRELGYTTDGAIPFYGAEFGEGTGPILLDDLMCLGNETTLFNCLRSAVHNCEHFEDVGVFCSPVRYDGCFGGRNTQFCDCACYNGLFSGETCSEHLYDPTLLVAPSRDGLNVLITIQPPSPVVPSATIVSYQVIITGSGVNETALVNVTTRTYITILPASNSTYKIRAQTHFTTTEHYNDSFIFEATSDPVSLLVSSCDSNMYGGYNGSDCQSCPMNTTVSDGGFFITNCQCSAGYTGPDGGPCNVCSENTFKPNPGNGSCQPCTNASSSEVGSTFCSCIEGYKLDGVMCSACTTGSYKDTISNSSSCIQCPLHSNTTESASTSLSDCVCSFSMGNAELNQCYAFQSSPTILNNTQTSSTWVVINWEPLTTVVDSNGEAVGTVLGYNLTWNQGMDLTVGSISLASDSVSYNITNLQQLMQYQVSLSAYIDGNITGPPAIVYVNTSISDAPTITRLIAYSATVIGIEWTSPATSQTVIGYNIYVSGNGAPQDSIRFNGSTNSFNVTNLQPSSNYTITISAVSVDGEEGSVSVSMTVRTLDVSCDPPCPFGGECVAAPNTCDCSSIINTGGTSDCFGGSATSSCDCSCYAGLFAGENCSEPLYRPTLLVSPSSDGINTSVTIQPPSPVVSSATIVNYQVMITGPEVEEMVELNTTIRSYITTLPASNSTYTIRAQTHFTTTEHYNDSFIFEATSDPVSLLVSSCGSNMYGGFNGSECQSCPMNTTSEGGFLVTNCECTAGYTGPDGGPCTACSENTFKTVAGNNTCEPCPTTSSSEVGSTFCSCNEGYELTGVRCTACITGSYKDTISNSSSCTQCPLYSNTTESASTSLSDCVCSFSMGDAELNQCYAFQSSPTILNNTQTSSMWVVINWEPLTTVVDSNGETVGTVLGFFVTWNQVSSVSLGSVNLTSDSVLYNITNLQQQSQYEISVYAYITGYVLGPPSIEYVNTSSLFDAPTITRVVAYSTTVIGIEWSSPVINQTVIGYNIYVSGNGAPQDSIRINGSTNSFNVTNLQPSSNYTITISAVFVDGEEGSVSVSMTVRTLDVSCDPPCPFGGECVATPDTCDCSSIINAGGTSECYGGRANSSCNCACYSGLFSGENCSEPLYIPTIQLMPSSDSTSVVATIQTPSSVVSSVTILGYQLMISGVDTDLIIPVSVEIREVTVNLSVASSPYIVTLLMQFTITEHYNDTFIFEITTAPVNLTLFSCDPNMYGGFNTSVCQPCPMNTISEGSYTITSCQCMVGYTGPNGGLCTACSEGSFKATSGNTSCQLCPEMSDSTVGSIACLCVSGYEPSATNCTACTMGYYKGSTSNSNCTQCPVYSSTQQTASVSLVDCTCSFSLGNAVTTECFAFLSSPNLNAFQTSFTWIVINWEPLITALDRNNNSQGMVLGYYITYQFANGTSLGSANVTSDMVSYNITNLLQETQYDISVSAYIAEYILGPRSTISVNTLSTSAIPTITRVVAYNSTVIGIEWTSPSSNQTVIGYNIYVSGNGAPQDSIRFNGSTNSFNVTNLQPSSNYTITISAVFVDGEEGSVSVSMTVRTLDVSCDPPCPFGGECVATPDTCDCSSITNTGGTMNCYGGSVDSSCNCVCYNGLFAGEVCLEPLYRPTVLVSPSSDGVSILVTIQPPSPVVPSVTIVKYQVMITNSRDGETMTVNTTMKDITVDLIGDNTTYSITAQIKFTITEHFNNFIFDSSSEPAVVTIFNCDSNTYGGFNDSKCQSCPMNSVNQGGYTITGCQCSAGYTESSEGPCTSCDAGTYKQDIGSSTCIPCPAMTSSQTGLSSCSCASGYELTAGTACTACMMGYYKNTISNSSCTKCPDFSSTQETTSVSESSCICTFSAGNAAVKRCYPFDSAPGFMSTDNFHSSPTWVVITWEPLATVMDRNGNSQGPVKGYFISYQLMYQLFQE; encoded by the exons ATGGGAATGGTGCTGCTGCTCTTCCTAATCCTTATTGCGATCATTAGACCCGGACTTTCTAACA CTGCTTCACAATCTATTGCATATTTTAATGCAACACAATATGAGTCCAGTGTTAAACTCTGTACTCCTATTGGAACAGTGGTAGTGGAAGCAACATTTATCATTGACTCAAATATTGAGGTAGAAAGTCTAGAATTTGGTATTGTGGAGGGATCTATCAACAGTGGAGACTTTCTCATTAATGGAGTGGTACCACCATTAATCCTGCAATCTCCTTTCCAATCAACATATCTATTAGCAATTGTGACTGGCAATAGAGTGGACACCACTAATATAACAAGCATTACATTTGACATATACAGTATGGTTAACTTAGTAATTGGGGGTATGGTAATGCCATGTACTACAGTGGTACTACAGTTACCAG CTCAAGATATAAGACTAGCTGATGGACCTGGTCCCAACGAAGGAAGAGTAGAAGTTCGTACTTTACCAGATGGTGATTGGGGTACAGTTTGTGATGATTCTTGGGACACAAATGATGCACAAGTTGCATGTAGGCAGTTGGGTTATAGTACTAATGGAGCAATGGCAATTTTGAGGTATGGAGGAGGATCTGGTGCAATACGTTTGGATGACCTAAGATGTAATGGATTTGAAACTAGCTTATTTGATTGTGATGGGATTGATA CTGAACGAGGTGAAGATGATAATTGTTCCCATTTTGAAGATGCTGGTCTTGTTTGCTCTGCAA TTGTTAACAATTGTTATGGAGGAAAAGGATCAACCTTGTTGTGTAACTGTAGCTGCTATTCTGGATTGTTTACTGGTGAAAACTGTACAG AGTCACTGTATGGAGCAAACATATCGGTAGGACTCGGGAATGTTGGTACCAACATGTCAGTTGTGTTGAACATACAACCACCTAGTCCAGTACCCTCAGCATCAATGATGGACTATCATCTGATATTATCTGGGTCTGGGAGTGAAGAAACTATGACAGTGAACAGAAATGTGCA GTCACTTACTCTTAATCTGTCAGCTGAAAACTCTCCTTATAATATCACAGTTGTAACACGATTCACAGTAGCTGACCACTACAATGATGATTTTATATTTGAAACATCAAGTGAAACAATTTATTTGCTATTGAACA GTTGTGGTCCCAACATGTTTGGAGGATTCAATAATTCTGCTTGTCAACCATGTCCATTAAACACTACCAATGACGGAGGTTATTCTGCTTCTAGTTGTCTTTGCACTGAACCTCCAGGAGGTCCTTGTATTG GTGCATCATTTGCAGAAGCACAACATGAATTTAACATCAGCACTTGTTCTGCTATTGGAACACTTGTCTATAATGCATCACTCATTATAGACTCAAATACTACTATTGAATCCATAGAGCTCAGTACAGTTGGAGTATCGAATGAAGACTTCCTAATAAATGGAATGGTACCACCAGTAGCTATACAACCACCATTTCAGTCAGTTTACCAAATAACTATTGCAACAGGagatgtaatggatacttctaCAATGATAGTAGAAACAACCACATTTTTTCTACTGAGTGACATACGTACAGTGAATATGGAAACTATATCTCCATTATCTACTGTGAGAATAAATAAATTCT CTCGGGACATAAGGCTGGTCAATGGTACAGTTTCTAATGAGGGATCTGTTCAAGTTCGTACATTCCCTGATGGTGAATGGGGTATAGTGTGTGATGATGAGTGGGACATAAGAGATGGTGAAGTTGCATGTCGACAACTGGGATTAAATGCAAGTGGAGCTATAGTTTATATGGGATTGCATTTTGGAGCAAGTCCACTTGGAACTACTCGTTTGGATGATCTTAATTGTACTGGGTCTGAGAGCAGTCTCTTCGAGTGTAGAAGGATAGATA CGGCGATACCAGGTAATTTTGAAAACTGCATAGAAATAATTGAGCAAGCTGGACTGTTTTGTTCTCCTAACA ATCCTACTGAATGCCATGGAGGAAAACTCAATTCTGTCTGTGGTTGTATATGCTATAATGGCTTGTTTGATGGCTTGACTTGCACAG AATCATTATACCAACCAAGAATAGTCTTGACACCATTAATCAACAATGGTCACAACATGTCAGTGCTAGTTACCATACAACCACCAAGTCCAGTAGTACCTTTAGCATCTATACTGAACTATGACCTGATAATAACTAGACTTGGAGCAGATGAAATTGTGACAGTTAGTAATACTGCaag GGAAGTTACTGTAAATCTTACAGTTAGCAATTCTATGTATACCTTCCGAGCTCGAACACGATTCACTGTTGCAGCTCATAGTGACAGTAATTTTGTATTTGAGGCTACAACAGAACCACAGTCTTTGTTCTTATCAA GCTGTGGATCTAACATGTATGGAGGCTTTAACAACTCTGAGTGTCTATCATGTCCACTGAACACAATGAACGAAGGAGGTTTTACTATCACCTCTTGTGAATGCCCAGCACTTGAACCTCCAGGAGACCCTTGTATTG TTGCTGTCTTCAATGCTAGCAGATATGAGTTTGATGCTAATATTTGTTCTATTGGAACAGTTGTGTTTACAGCAGAATTTATTATTAGTTCAAAGACTAATGTTTCAATAGACTACTTAGAATTTAATGTTATTGGGGACTCAGGTTTCCTGATTAATGGATCAACACCACCATTCATAGTACAGCCACCATTCCAGATGTCCTATCCATTGACTATATCAACTGGCAGTTACAGAGACATAAACGAAGTGTCAGAAACAATTTCTTTCCAGTTGACTGCCTTTGTTAACACATCCACTGGTGCAGAAGCAATGCCTAGTTCTAGTGTAACACTATATAAGATTACAA GTCgaaatattagacttgttaatGGTTCAGTTCGTAATAATGGTAGACTGGAAGTTCGTATGACTCGTGATAGTGAATGGGGTACAGTGTGTGATGATGAGTGGGATGAGATTGATGCTCAAGTGGCATGTAGAGAATTGGGTTATACCACCGATGGAGCTATTCCTTTTTATGGAGCAGAATTTGGGGAAGGAACTGGTCCTATACTCTTGGATGACCTGATGTGTCTTGGTAATGAAACTACACTATTTAACTGTTTACGATCTGCAGTCCATAATTGTGAGCATTTTGAAGATGTCGGAGTATTTTGCTCACCTG TGAGATATGATGGGTGCTTTGGAGGAAGAAATACACAATTTTGTGACTGTGCTTGTTACAATGGTCTATTTTCTGGTGAAACTTGCTCTG AACACTTGTATGATCCAACACTGCTAGTAGCACCATCACGTGATGGCCTCAATGTACTGATCACCATACAACCACCGAGTCCAGTAGTGCCTTCAGCAACAATAGTGAGCTATCAAGTGATCATTACAGGGTCTGGAGTGAATGAAACTGCATTGGTCAATGTGACCACTAG GACTTACATCACTATCTTACCAGCTAGTAATTCCACATACAAAATTAGAGCTCAAACTCATTTTACTACTACAGAGCATTACAATGATAGTTTTATATTTGAAGCAACAAGTGATCCAGTTTCCTTGCTAGTGTCTA GTTGTGACTCCAACATGTATGGAGGCTATAATGGATCTGACTGTCAGTCATGTCCAATGAACACTACTGTCAgtgatggtggtttctttattacCAATTGTCAATGTTCAGCTGGTTACACTGGACCAGATGGAGGACCTTGTAATG TATGCAGTGAAAATACTTTTAAGCCAAATCCTGGAAACGGTTCATGCCAACCTTGTACCAATGCGTCATCTAGTGAAGTTGGATCAACCTTTTGTTCTTGTATTGAGGGATATAAGCTTGATGGAGTAATGTGCTCAG CATGTACAACAGGATCCTACAAGGACACTATTTCTAATAGTTCATCTTGTATACAATGTCCActacactctaatacaacagaaAGTGCTAGTACATCACTTAGTGATTGTGTGTGTTCATTTAGTATGGGAAATGCTGAACTCAATCAATGTTATg CATTTCAAAGTAGTCCAACTATACTGAACAACACCCAAACATCATCCACATGGGTTGTGATAAACTGGGAACCTTTAACAACAGTGGTGGATAGTAATGGAGAAGCTGTGGGAACGGTGTTAGGATATAATCTTACATGGAATCAG GGCATGGACTTGACTGTGGGAAGTATTAGTTTAGCATCTGATTCAGTttcatacaacattacaaatctGCAGCAGCTTATGCAGTATCAGGTCTCATTGAGTGCTTACATTGATGGTAACATTACCGGACCACCTGCCATTGTGTATGTGAATACATCAATCT CTGATGCTCCAACAATTACTAGATTAATAGCTTACAGTGCTACTGTAATAGGAATAGAATGGACTTCTCCTGCCACAAGTCAAACTGTTATTGGGTATAACATTTATGTGTCTGGAAATGGAGCACCTCAGGACAGTATTAGATTCAATGGAAGTACTAACAGTTTTAATGTGACTAACTTACAACCATCCAGCAACTACACAATTACAATTAGTGCAGTATCTGTGGATGGTGAAGAGGGAAGTGTGTCAGTATCAATGACAGTGAGGACACTTGATGTATCATGTGATCCTCCATGTCCATTTGGTGGTGAGTGTGTAGCTGCTCCCAACACTTGTGACTGTTCATCCATCATCAACACTG GAGGAACTAGTGATTGTTTTGGAGGAAGTGCTACTTCATCATGTGATTGTTCATGTTATGCTGGATTGTTTGCTGGGGAAAACTGTTCAG AACCACTCTACAGACCAACACTACTAGTATCACCATCAAGTGATGGTATTAATACATCAGTCACCATACAACCACCCAGTCCAGTAGTATCTTCAGCAACAATAGTGAACTATCAAGTGATGATAACTGGTCCTGAGGTTGAGGAGATGGTAGAGCTTAATACGACTATTAG GAGTTACATCACTACCTTACCAGCTAGTAATTCCACATACACAATTAGAGCTCAAACTCATTTTACTACTACAGAACATTACAATGATAGTTTTATATTTGAGGCAACAAGTGATCCAGTTTCATTACTGGTGTCTA GTTGTGGCTCCAACATGTATGGAGGTTTTAATGGATCTGAGTGTCAGTCATGTCCAATGAACACTACCAGTGAAGGTGGTTTCCTTGTCACCAACTGTGAATGTACAGCTGGTTATACTGGACCAGATGGAGGACCATGTACAG CTTGTAGTGAAAACACTTTCAAGACTGTGGCAGGAAACAACACCTGTGAGCCTTGTCCTACTACCTCATCTAGTGAAGTTGGATCAACCTTTTGTTCTTGTAATGAAGGATATGAGCTTACCGGAGTAAGGTGTACAG CTTGTATAACAGGATCCTACAAGGACACTATTTCTAATAGTTCATCTTGTACACAATGTccactatactctaatacaacagaaAGTGCTAGTACATCACTTAGTGATTGTGTGTGTTCATTTAGTATGGGAGATGCTGAACTCAATCAATGTTATg CATTTCAAAGTAGTCCAACTATACTGAACAACACCCAAACATCATCCATGTGGGTTGTGATAAACTGGGAACCTTTAACAACAGTGGTGGATAGTAATGGAGAAACTGTAGGAACAGTGTTAGGATTTTTTGTCACCTGGAACCAG GTTTCTAGTGTGAGTTTGGGCAGTGTCAATTTAACATCTGATTCAGTtttgtacaacattacaaatctACAACAGCAGTCACAATATGAGATATCAGTGTATGCCTACATTACTGGGTATGTACTTGGACCACCTTCGATTGAATATGTGAACACTTCATCACTTT TTGATGCTCCAACCATCACTAGGGTAGTAGCTTATAGTACTACTGTAATAGGAATAGAATGGAGTTCACCTGTCATAAATCAAACTGTTATTGGGTACAATATTTATGTGTCTGGAAATGGAGCACCTCAGGATAGTATTAGAATCAATGGAAGTACTAACAGTTTTAATGTGACTAACTTACAACCATCCAGCAATTACACAATTACAATTAGTGCAGTATTTGTGGATGGTGAAGAGGGAAGTGTGTCAGTATCAATGACAGTGAGGACACTTGATGTATCATGTGATCCTCCATGTCCATTTGGTGGTGAGTGTGTAGCTACTCCAGACACTTGTGACTGTTCATCCATCATCAATGCTG GAGGAACATCTGAGTGTTATGGAGGTAGAGCAAACTCTTCCTGTAACTGTGCTTGTTACAGTGGGTTATTCAGTGGTGAAAATTGCTCAG AACCACTATATATACCAACAATACAACTGATGCCATCGAGTGATAGTACTAGTGTAGTAGCAACCATACAAACACCCAgttcagtagtttcttcagtaaCAATACTGGGCTATCAACTGATGATATCTGGGGTTGATACTGACCTAATAATTCCTGTCAGTGTAGAAATAAG gGAAGTCACTGTTAatctttcagttgccagttcTCCTTATATTGTCACACTTCTAATGCAGTTCACAATAACAGAACATTACAATGACACCTTTATATTTGAAATAACAACTGCACCAGTTAACTTGACGCTGTTCA GTTGTGACCCCAATATGTACGGAGGTTTTAACACCTCAGTATGTCAACCATGTCCAATGAACACCATCAGTGAAGGGAGTTACACTATTACCAGTTGTCAGTGTATGGTTGGCTATACTGGACCAAATGGAGGCCTGTGTACTG CTTGCAGTGAAGGAAGTTTTAAAGCAACTAGTGGAAATACTAGCTGCCAACTATGTCCAGAAATGTCAGATAGCACAGTTGGTTCCATTGCATGTTTATGTGTTAGTGGATATGAACCTTCAGCAACAAACTGTACAG CATGTACAATGGGATACTATAAGGGCTCAACATCAAATTCCAATTGTACACAATGCCCTGTGTATTCTAGTACACAACAAACTGCTAGTGTATCACTCGTTGATTGTACATGCTCTTTTAGCTTGGGAAATGCTGTCACTACAGAATGCTTTG CATTTCTGAGTAGCCCAAATTTAAATGCTTTCCAAACATCATTCACATGGATTGTGATAAACTGGGAACCACTCATAACTGCATTAGATCGTAATAACAACAGTCAAGGAATGGTTTTAGGATATTATATCACCTACCAG tTTGCCAATGGTACTAGTCTGGGTAGTGCCAATGTGACATCTGACATGGTTTCATACAATATTACAAATCTTCTACAAGAGACACAGTATGATATCTCAGTGTCTGCTTACATTGCTGAGTACATCCTTGGACCACGTTCTACTATTAGTGTTAACACCTTATCAACAT CTGCCATTCCTACTATTACCAGAGTAGTAGCATATAACAGTACTGTAATAGGAATAGAATGGACTTCTCCTTCTTCAAATCAAACTGTTATTGGGTATAACATTTATGTGTCTGGAAATGGAGCACCTCAGGACAGTATTAGATTCAATGGAAGTACTAACAGTTTTAATGTGACTAACTTACAACCATCCAGCAACTACACAATTACAATTAGTGCAGTATTTGTGGATGGTGAAGAGGGAAGTGTGTCAGTATCAATGACAGTGAGGACACTTGATGTATCATGTGATCCTCCATGTCCATTTGGTGGTGAGTGTGTAGCTACTCCAGACACTTGTGACTGTTCATCCATCACCAATACTG GAGGGACTATGAATTGCTATGGTGGAAGTGTAGATTCATCCTGCAATTGTGTATGTTACAATGGATTATTTGCTGGTGAAGTCTGTTTAG AACCACTCTACAGACCAACAGTTCTAGTATCACCATCAAGTGATGGAGTTAGTATATTAGTCACTATACAACCACCCAGTCCAGTAGTACCTTCAGTAACTATAGTGAAATATCAAGTGATGATAACTAATTCTAGGGATGGGGAAACTATGACAGTAAATACAACAATGAA GGACATCACTGTTGACCTAATAGGTGACAATACAACTTACAGCATCACAGCTCAAATAAAATTCACTATTACCGaacattttaataattttatatttgaTTCATCAAGTGAACCAGCAGTTGTGACAATATTCA